The following proteins are encoded in a genomic region of Pelodictyon phaeoclathratiforme BU-1:
- a CDS encoding SNF2-related protein, which produces MNTEYHAKYIAWELTRRHSSADLCKLTASLQDAQVDLNPHQIDAALFAFKSPLSKGAILADEVGLGKTIEAGIILSQLWAERKRKLLVICPASLRKQWNQELADKFYLPSVILESKSFNAEKKKGNRNPFECQEIVICSFQFARAREDLLGFVQWDLVIIDEAHRLRNVYKSSNRIGQSIKNSLSACKKVLLTATPLQNSILELYGMVSIIDDYAFGDLKSFKSRYSRILEDGNFNELKERLKPLCKRTLRRQVLEYVKYTNRLAIVQEYYPYKEEQELYDLVSNYLIKPDLYALPVSQRKLMTLILRKLLASSTFAIQGTLEGLAAKLDALLDRQAPNSDNETISLDFETFDELREEWQENGEPPLDEAEEPLTQEERKAVLAERNELREFARLARIIQKNSKGDKLVTALSGGFRKLQELGAPEKAIIFTESTRTQLYLKKNLELQGVGGKIVLFNGSNNDPESRKIYKAWIEQHKGTDRVSGSPTADMRQALVDYFRHEATIMIATEAAAEGINLQFCSLVVNYDMPWNPQRIEQRIGRCHRYGQRFDVVVVNFLNMANEADNRVFQLLDQKFRLFSGVFGASDEVLGSIEGGVDFEKRIAAIYQECRRSEEIQEAFDRLQEELEHNIEERFENTRQNLLENFDEEVHQKLRFSLETGRHYLNQYEQWLWQITRYFLRDCAAFDQSDNAFRLHSNPFPGEQIHPGPYLLLRTAANRKKSEIEVEDDTNIYRVGHPLARRIIETCKKQPLEPRELLFDYSGTPKQITLLEPFVGKSGWLQLRCLTISSFETEDFLLHTGFTETGELLDHDLCRKFFSLDATVGKTLVLPEEVGERFTIMNKEAAEVILKENNTRNAQFFDDEYEKLDKWAEDMKLSLEREIKDLDAEIRLRKAEARKLSDLESKVKERRNVKELEKQRDEKRRHLFEAQDQIEGKKDLLLEDVEARMKQQVSQNILFSIRWELQ; this is translated from the coding sequence GTGAATACAGAGTATCATGCCAAATATATAGCCTGGGAGCTGACACGCCGTCACTCTTCTGCTGATCTCTGCAAGTTGACGGCATCGCTGCAGGATGCCCAGGTTGACTTGAACCCTCACCAGATTGATGCTGCTTTATTCGCTTTCAAATCGCCCTTATCCAAAGGGGCAATTCTTGCTGATGAAGTCGGTCTTGGAAAAACGATTGAAGCCGGTATAATACTTTCCCAGCTTTGGGCTGAGCGTAAAAGAAAGCTGCTGGTAATCTGTCCGGCAAGTCTGCGCAAGCAGTGGAATCAGGAACTGGCCGACAAGTTTTACCTTCCCTCGGTTATTCTTGAATCGAAATCATTTAATGCCGAGAAAAAAAAAGGAAATCGAAACCCCTTTGAGTGCCAGGAAATTGTTATCTGCTCCTTTCAGTTTGCACGTGCCAGGGAAGATCTCCTTGGCTTTGTTCAATGGGATCTGGTCATTATTGACGAGGCTCACCGGCTTCGTAATGTCTATAAGTCGTCCAACCGCATCGGGCAATCAATAAAGAACTCACTTTCCGCCTGCAAAAAAGTGCTTCTGACGGCCACACCGCTGCAGAATTCGATTCTGGAGCTGTACGGCATGGTCAGCATCATTGACGACTACGCTTTCGGTGACCTGAAAAGCTTCAAGAGCCGCTACTCCCGCATCCTCGAAGATGGTAATTTCAATGAGCTGAAAGAGCGCCTGAAGCCGCTTTGTAAGCGAACGCTGAGGCGCCAAGTGCTTGAATATGTCAAATACACCAACCGCCTCGCCATTGTTCAGGAGTACTATCCCTACAAGGAGGAGCAGGAGCTTTACGATCTCGTTTCCAACTATCTGATCAAGCCCGACCTGTACGCCCTGCCGGTCAGTCAGCGCAAGCTCATGACGCTGATACTCCGAAAACTGCTTGCCTCGTCAACCTTTGCCATTCAGGGTACCCTTGAAGGACTTGCCGCAAAGCTTGACGCCCTGCTTGACCGGCAGGCACCGAACAGTGATAATGAGACCATTTCCCTCGACTTCGAGACCTTTGACGAATTGCGTGAAGAGTGGCAGGAAAACGGCGAACCTCCTCTTGATGAAGCTGAAGAACCTCTCACGCAGGAAGAGCGGAAAGCGGTACTTGCTGAACGGAACGAACTGAGGGAGTTCGCCCGACTTGCCAGAATCATTCAGAAAAACTCGAAAGGTGACAAGCTGGTAACCGCCCTGAGCGGCGGATTCAGGAAACTGCAGGAGCTCGGAGCGCCAGAAAAAGCCATTATTTTTACCGAATCAACCCGTACACAGCTCTACCTGAAAAAAAATCTCGAACTGCAGGGAGTTGGCGGCAAGATCGTGCTCTTCAACGGTTCAAATAACGATCCGGAATCGAGAAAAATTTACAAGGCATGGATTGAGCAGCATAAAGGTACCGACCGGGTAAGCGGTTCGCCTACGGCCGATATGCGTCAGGCTCTGGTAGATTATTTCCGGCACGAAGCAACCATCATGATTGCTACAGAAGCTGCTGCCGAAGGGATCAACCTGCAGTTCTGCTCGCTGGTGGTCAACTACGATATGCCCTGGAATCCTCAGCGTATCGAGCAGCGCATTGGCCGCTGCCATCGCTACGGTCAGCGCTTTGATGTCGTTGTCGTCAACTTTCTGAACATGGCCAATGAAGCCGATAACAGGGTTTTTCAGTTGCTCGACCAGAAATTCCGGCTCTTCAGCGGCGTATTCGGAGCCAGCGATGAGGTACTTGGTAGCATAGAGGGCGGCGTTGATTTCGAAAAACGGATTGCCGCTATCTATCAGGAATGTCGCAGGTCTGAAGAGATACAGGAGGCTTTTGACCGACTGCAGGAGGAGCTTGAACACAATATCGAGGAACGGTTCGAAAATACCCGTCAGAACCTGCTGGAAAACTTTGATGAAGAGGTTCACCAGAAGCTCCGCTTCAGCCTTGAAACAGGACGGCACTACCTCAACCAGTATGAGCAGTGGCTCTGGCAGATCACCCGGTACTTCCTGCGCGACTGTGCGGCATTCGATCAATCCGATAATGCCTTCAGGCTGCATAGCAATCCATTTCCCGGCGAACAGATACACCCCGGACCCTATCTGCTGCTGCGAACGGCGGCCAACAGAAAAAAGTCTGAAATAGAAGTAGAGGACGATACCAACATCTACCGTGTCGGCCATCCGCTTGCCCGCCGGATTATTGAAACATGCAAAAAGCAACCACTTGAGCCGAGAGAGCTGCTCTTCGACTATTCCGGCACCCCCAAACAGATCACTCTTCTTGAGCCCTTCGTTGGAAAGAGCGGATGGCTCCAGCTTCGCTGCCTGACCATCTCCTCTTTTGAAACCGAGGACTTTCTGCTGCATACCGGATTTACCGAAACAGGCGAACTGCTCGACCACGACCTCTGCCGTAAATTTTTCTCACTCGACGCAACAGTGGGAAAAACTCTTGTGCTCCCGGAGGAAGTTGGAGAGCGGTTTACAATCATGAATAAAGAGGCTGCCGAAGTAATCCTCAAGGAAAACAACACCCGAAACGCGCAGTTTTTTGATGATGAATACGAAAAGCTCGACAAATGGGCTGAAGACATGAAGCTCAGCCTTGAGCGCGAGATTAAAGACCTTGATGCGGAAATCAGGCTCCGCAAGGCTGAAGCCAGAAAGCTCTCCGATCTTGAAAGCAAGGTAAAGGAGCGTCGCAACGTAAAAGAACTTGAAAAGCAGCGCGACGAAAAACGGCGCCACCTTTTTGAGGCGCAGGATCAGATTGAAGGCAAAAAAGATCTATTATTAGAGGATGTAGAAGCGAGAATGAAACAACAGGTAAGCCAAAACATTCTGTTTTCAATTCGATGGGAATTACAATAA
- a CDS encoding hybrid sensor histidine kinase/response regulator produces MAPLDDKEKLLDSPEVLQAYCKQLEAELRKERSHLGSLFEAMPDMACIASTDGYFKRLSTSWEEVLGYSQSELLSISYMELIHPDDRESTLREVEQQLAGSKTAHFVNRYRAKDGSYRWLEWNTSPADDGTLFAVARDITARRDEERQLLLWADAFRYCVHGLAVGDPATNTITACNPAFAALHGMEAEEVANRGILDFYPAEVHPFVLSCIAQLQEAAMVSFETERCRKDGLCFPVQMDVVCVKDAAGVPIYTIASVQDIRERKRSLEERCRLETQLQQAQKLESIGRLAGGVAHDLNNLLTPILGYAEMLEMELAGNAGQQEEVRAIQRASTSARKLIWQLLAFSRTQTLELGEVELNAMLKEFGEMLRQSVGSGVRVEFELAPSLLPLHANAGQLEQVLVNLALNARDAMPSGGRLCFRTSFEKLSEERDGLPPGRYAVLEVADTGCGIRPEDMPRIFEPFFTTKGPGKGTGLGLSTVYGIVRQHRGNIVVSCPEGDGCSFRVLLPLLDEETAVQKAVEAAPAVLQQKVLVVDDNDLLRKFTVQALNMKGYEVADAPGGEEALRLVTKGLLKPDLVITDVIMPGMNGWEFSEQLLRLLPQVKVIYMTGYASDVIELYGIPENGRELLYKPFTIQVLMEKVQSVLQRK; encoded by the coding sequence ATGGCTCCTCTTGATGACAAGGAGAAGCTTCTGGACAGCCCAGAGGTTTTGCAGGCGTACTGCAAGCAGCTCGAGGCGGAGCTGCGGAAGGAACGTTCGCACCTCGGTTCACTCTTCGAGGCCATGCCGGATATGGCCTGCATCGCTTCGACGGATGGCTATTTCAAGCGGCTGAGTACTTCGTGGGAAGAGGTGCTGGGTTACAGCCAGAGTGAACTGCTCTCAATTTCCTATATGGAGCTGATCCATCCGGACGACCGGGAATCGACTCTCCGGGAGGTGGAGCAGCAGCTCGCGGGTAGCAAGACGGCACATTTCGTTAACAGGTACCGGGCAAAGGATGGCAGTTATCGCTGGCTGGAGTGGAATACTTCACCTGCGGACGACGGAACCCTCTTTGCTGTGGCGCGTGACATTACCGCGCGGCGCGATGAGGAACGGCAGTTGCTGCTGTGGGCAGATGCCTTTCGCTATTGTGTACACGGACTTGCAGTGGGCGATCCGGCGACGAATACCATTACGGCATGTAATCCTGCCTTTGCAGCCCTGCATGGCATGGAGGCTGAAGAGGTGGCGAACCGGGGGATTCTGGATTTTTACCCTGCAGAGGTGCATCCCTTTGTGCTTTCGTGCATAGCGCAATTGCAGGAGGCGGCGATGGTGAGCTTCGAAACCGAGCGCTGTCGAAAGGATGGCTTGTGCTTTCCGGTGCAGATGGACGTGGTATGCGTGAAAGACGCAGCCGGGGTGCCGATTTACACGATAGCCTCCGTACAGGACATTAGGGAGCGCAAACGCTCACTGGAGGAGCGTTGTCGGCTGGAAACACAACTGCAACAGGCGCAGAAGCTGGAGTCGATCGGCCGGTTGGCCGGAGGTGTAGCGCATGACCTGAACAATCTGCTCACACCGATACTCGGGTATGCGGAGATGCTTGAGATGGAGCTGGCAGGGAATGCAGGGCAACAGGAGGAGGTCAGGGCAATCCAGCGGGCATCGACCAGTGCGCGGAAGCTGATCTGGCAGTTGCTTGCCTTTAGTCGCACCCAGACGCTGGAGCTTGGGGAGGTTGAACTGAACGCCATGCTCAAGGAGTTTGGGGAGATGCTGCGCCAAAGCGTGGGCAGTGGTGTGAGGGTGGAGTTCGAGCTTGCTCCCTCCCTGCTGCCATTGCATGCCAATGCGGGACAGTTGGAGCAGGTTTTGGTGAACCTTGCGCTGAATGCGCGTGACGCTATGCCTTCCGGAGGCAGGTTGTGCTTCAGAACCTCATTCGAGAAGTTGAGCGAAGAGAGGGATGGGCTTCCTCCGGGACGGTATGCTGTGCTTGAGGTTGCCGATACCGGTTGTGGCATCAGGCCGGAGGACATGCCGAGAATTTTCGAGCCGTTTTTTACTACCAAGGGCCCTGGCAAAGGAACCGGGCTTGGGCTCTCTACGGTGTACGGTATCGTGCGACAGCACAGAGGGAATATTGTGGTATCCTGCCCGGAAGGTGATGGCTGCTCTTTCAGGGTGTTGCTGCCACTTCTTGATGAGGAGACTGCCGTGCAGAAGGCAGTGGAGGCCGCTCCAGCCGTGTTGCAACAGAAAGTGCTGGTGGTGGATGACAACGACTTGCTGCGCAAGTTCACAGTGCAGGCACTCAATATGAAGGGCTACGAGGTAGCAGATGCACCAGGTGGAGAGGAGGCGCTCAGGCTGGTGACGAAGGGCCTGTTGAAGCCTGATCTGGTGATTACGGATGTGATTATGCCGGGCATGAACGGCTGGGAGTTCAGTGAGCAACTGCTGCGATTGCTGCCGCAGGTGAAGGTGATCTATATGACCGGTTATGCAAGCGATGTGATCGAACTGTATGGTATTCCGGAGAATGGTCGGGAGCTCTTGTACAAGCCATTCACGATACAGGTGTTGATGGAGAAAGTACAAAGCGTGCTGCAGCGGAAATAA
- a CDS encoding TOBE domain-containing protein, giving the protein MKCNKEAIGLEGSIWFQKAENRFLGGDRIALLEKIDELGSISSAAKAAGISYKTAWHLVNMMNNLSEKPLVDRMTGGKGGGGTVLTREGKKIIEQFRVVQEEHRKFLQNLEGRLSNAHLFYQFLKRISMKISARNVFAGTVEKVTRGAVNAEITLQLKGDTRITSIITIGAVDNLGLKEGVNAYAIIKSSSIIIAQELHDTKLSARNILPGKITKIIEGPVSTEVDLEVGDGNIISAIITHGSSEKLALKEGDTACAVFKASSVIIGVN; this is encoded by the coding sequence ATGAAATGCAATAAAGAGGCGATAGGTCTTGAGGGTTCCATCTGGTTTCAGAAGGCGGAAAACAGGTTTCTCGGCGGTGACCGGATTGCCCTGCTGGAAAAGATTGATGAACTCGGTTCAATCAGCAGCGCAGCCAAAGCCGCAGGAATCAGCTATAAAACGGCCTGGCATCTGGTCAACATGATGAACAATCTCTCTGAAAAACCGCTTGTTGACCGCATGACGGGAGGAAAAGGGGGAGGAGGCACTGTACTGACCCGGGAGGGGAAAAAAATTATCGAACAGTTCCGGGTTGTTCAGGAAGAGCATCGGAAATTTCTCCAGAATCTTGAGGGGCGTCTCAGCAATGCCCATCTTTTTTATCAATTTCTTAAAAGGATATCCATGAAAATCAGTGCACGTAACGTTTTTGCAGGTACAGTGGAAAAAGTTACCAGAGGCGCAGTCAATGCCGAAATCACCCTCCAGCTCAAAGGCGACACCCGTATAACCTCGATTATCACGATCGGCGCGGTTGACAACCTCGGACTGAAAGAGGGAGTGAATGCCTATGCCATCATCAAGTCAAGTTCAATCATTATCGCCCAGGAGCTGCACGACACAAAACTGAGCGCAAGAAACATCCTGCCCGGCAAGATCACCAAAATTATCGAAGGGCCTGTCAGCACGGAAGTTGATCTTGAAGTTGGTGACGGCAATATCATTTCGGCCATCATTACCCACGGAAGTTCTGAAAAACTTGCACTCAAAGAGGGTGACACTGCCTGTGCGGTGTTTAAAGCCTCAAGCGTTATTATCGGTGTAAACTGA
- a CDS encoding energy transducer TonB, producing the protein MKNAVHLLASKKGRWKSCFPGFRPGFLGEEFLDTDCLLKLDYGNLVLRRQTHLFLGCGVLASTALLLFFWLVIINWDFIASGQGVSGRAVPGDTYETLTTMIAFTAPPSAPESGKARAVTLPAAPFTVGKIVKVRQEEVIAAQPAATQSELKELNRNEEAQGAQSTSGSGIGSGIGSGKGGESSALEGFGEDGTIFGRCEVMPAFLEQKKPRYPEAARIAGITARLLVKVLIGADGSPLKAMIIKRIPEECNAFDAVTLQSVLESTYTPAVQNGRAVKVWCMIPVSFRIDES; encoded by the coding sequence ATGAAAAACGCAGTTCACTTATTGGCAAGCAAAAAAGGTCGTTGGAAGAGTTGTTTTCCGGGATTTCGGCCTGGCTTTTTGGGCGAAGAGTTTCTGGATACCGATTGCTTGCTGAAGCTGGATTATGGTAACCTTGTTCTTCGACGGCAGACACATCTGTTTCTTGGCTGCGGAGTTCTTGCTTCAACAGCGCTTCTTCTGTTTTTCTGGCTTGTCATCATCAATTGGGATTTCATCGCTTCCGGACAAGGAGTGTCAGGCCGTGCAGTTCCTGGCGACACCTATGAAACGCTTACCACCATGATAGCGTTTACAGCGCCTCCATCTGCTCCGGAATCAGGGAAAGCTCGCGCAGTGACACTCCCTGCGGCCCCCTTCACGGTTGGAAAAATTGTCAAGGTCAGGCAGGAGGAGGTGATCGCTGCACAGCCTGCAGCAACGCAGAGTGAACTCAAAGAGCTCAACCGGAATGAGGAGGCCCAGGGCGCCCAGAGTACGTCGGGATCTGGTATTGGTTCCGGTATTGGTTCCGGAAAAGGGGGTGAATCATCAGCTCTTGAAGGTTTTGGCGAAGATGGAACGATTTTTGGAAGATGCGAGGTAATGCCCGCCTTTCTTGAACAGAAAAAACCTCGTTACCCTGAGGCGGCAAGAATCGCGGGCATTACAGCCAGGCTGTTAGTCAAGGTTTTAATCGGCGCTGACGGCTCTCCTCTCAAGGCAATGATCATCAAACGTATTCCCGAAGAGTGCAATGCGTTTGATGCAGTCACATTGCAATCGGTGCTTGAATCAACATATACCCCGGCTGTTCAGAATGGCAGGGCAGTAAAGGTATGGTGTATGATTCCAGTCAGTTTCAGGATTGATGAGTCGTAA
- a CDS encoding ATP-binding cassette domain-containing protein, protein MIAILEKKIGHLTAEFPPLTGFFSDYGITFNDLHATLGDSLDLLSEEIYEDMGIDREKLLENLDGFLQRIALAEIDERPLVSDITILGGHDKSGTPEEVELTLVRGSITSIVGPTGSGKSRLLADIEWMAQNDTPTGRTIRVNGKKPDPELRFSLEYKLVAQLSQNMNFVMDATVAEFVFMHAESRMINTLDTLVADIIAQANLLAGEPFTAQTPLTALSGGQSRALMIADTAFLSSSPVVLIDEIENAGIDRKKALSLLVRKEKIVLMATHDPILALMAEQRLIIKNGGIHKIIETTGKERENLVRLEEFDNKLLALRTRLRSGELIEEL, encoded by the coding sequence ATGATTGCAATACTTGAAAAGAAAATCGGGCACTTGACTGCTGAATTTCCTCCACTCACCGGATTTTTCAGTGATTACGGCATCACCTTCAACGATCTCCATGCAACACTTGGAGATTCACTTGACCTTTTATCGGAAGAGATCTATGAAGATATGGGGATTGATCGTGAGAAACTGCTTGAAAATCTCGATGGCTTTTTACAGCGCATTGCCCTTGCCGAAATCGACGAAAGGCCCCTGGTGTCAGATATTACCATACTCGGTGGTCACGATAAAAGCGGAACGCCTGAAGAGGTCGAGCTGACACTTGTGCGTGGCTCCATTACAAGTATTGTGGGGCCAACCGGATCCGGGAAAAGTCGTCTGCTTGCCGATATTGAGTGGATGGCGCAGAACGATACACCAACGGGCAGAACGATACGGGTTAATGGCAAAAAACCTGATCCTGAACTTCGCTTTTCCCTTGAGTATAAGCTTGTCGCTCAGTTGTCGCAGAATATGAACTTTGTGATGGACGCCACCGTAGCCGAGTTTGTTTTCATGCATGCTGAAAGCCGGATGATCAACACGCTCGATACTCTTGTCGCCGATATTATTGCGCAAGCCAATCTTCTTGCCGGTGAGCCGTTTACAGCGCAAACACCCCTGACTGCGCTTTCCGGAGGGCAGTCACGAGCCTTGATGATTGCCGATACTGCTTTTTTAAGCTCTTCACCGGTTGTGCTGATTGACGAAATTGAAAACGCCGGTATCGATCGCAAAAAAGCACTCTCTCTTCTGGTCAGAAAGGAGAAAATTGTGCTGATGGCAACCCATGATCCCATTCTTGCCCTGATGGCCGAGCAGCGTCTTATCATCAAAAATGGCGGAATTCACAAAATCATCGAGACAACAGGCAAGGAACGAGAGAATCTTGTCCGACTTGAAGAGTTTGACAATAAACTCTTGGCACTTCGCACCCGTCTGAGAAGTGGTGAGCTTATTGAAGAGTTATAA
- a CDS encoding GTP-binding protein yields the protein MKLVTISGPPSSGKTAVLVNVIKSLKSSGLRTGAVKYDCLATDDDQLFRSLGIPVQTGLSGNLCPDHYFVSNIEECLKWGISLNLDLLVSESAGLCNRCSPHIKGVLAVCVIDNLMGVTTPKKIGPMLKFADIVVITKGDIVSQAEREVFAFQVRRANAKARIMHVNGITGQGASELTSLFLKAPETESLDGGILRFSMPAALCSYCLGETKIGMEHQLGNVKRIKIKQEQP from the coding sequence ATGAAACTTGTCACCATATCCGGACCTCCCTCATCGGGCAAAACTGCAGTGCTGGTCAATGTCATCAAATCGCTCAAGAGTTCCGGGTTACGAACAGGAGCGGTAAAATACGATTGTCTTGCTACGGACGATGATCAGCTTTTTCGCTCTCTTGGTATTCCGGTTCAGACGGGGCTCTCCGGTAATCTCTGTCCCGACCACTATTTTGTCAGCAATATTGAGGAGTGCCTGAAGTGGGGTATCTCCCTGAATCTTGATCTCCTTGTCTCCGAAAGCGCCGGGCTCTGCAACCGCTGTTCTCCGCATATCAAGGGAGTGCTTGCCGTATGCGTCATCGATAATCTCATGGGAGTCACCACGCCAAAAAAGATTGGGCCCATGCTCAAGTTTGCCGATATCGTTGTCATTACGAAGGGTGATATCGTCTCACAGGCTGAACGTGAAGTTTTTGCCTTTCAGGTACGACGGGCCAATGCAAAAGCGAGAATCATGCATGTTAACGGCATTACCGGCCAGGGAGCAAGCGAGCTGACCTCTCTTTTTTTAAAGGCGCCTGAAACAGAAAGCCTTGATGGCGGAATACTGCGCTTTTCCATGCCGGCAGCATTATGCTCCTACTGCCTCGGTGAAACTAAAATCGGCATGGAGCATCAGCTCGGAAACGTCAAAAGAATCAAAATCAAGCAGGAACAACCATGA
- a CDS encoding ABC transporter substrate-binding protein — protein sequence MLKPLPIMENTGGVLAVCGAPPPLHAKTTENGVPLLRKGALNLYVNMPCPLKVVAKMAIGEFAEQYNASHDIQLYSPMLHDGNSKGIEGELKAAQSEDELPEVLVASGLHTVLSRHFKKSFIDTGIYTGITSPAALAVMPESFRKLATEHNIGIFGIGYWSIVLDLSINPVESYPRRWRDLVEPRFKDLVTVHGYNGKASIATLLMILKEQLGSGAATDFARNIRNIWHFAEILKRIDSSEPRRTPFNLLPNAATVQMPSRKNAAILEFEDGPVLAPMLLFVKTSRMEECQPIVNFFHTDIIRQALKRGDLSFAEDVNWQEPFSFPSWDYLLNNDYEELTAMLDIELKQGLRPDAFQL from the coding sequence ATGCTGAAACCATTACCGATAATGGAAAACACCGGCGGTGTGCTGGCTGTGTGTGGAGCACCGCCGCCACTGCACGCAAAAACCACTGAAAATGGTGTGCCTCTGCTCAGAAAGGGAGCCCTGAACCTTTATGTGAATATGCCTTGTCCGCTCAAGGTGGTCGCTAAAATGGCGATTGGTGAATTTGCAGAACAATACAATGCTTCGCACGACATTCAGCTCTATTCACCCATGCTGCACGATGGAAATTCAAAAGGCATTGAGGGAGAGCTGAAAGCAGCGCAGTCGGAGGATGAACTGCCTGAAGTGCTGGTTGCCTCAGGTTTGCATACGGTGCTCTCCCGGCATTTCAAAAAGAGCTTTATCGATACAGGTATCTATACCGGTATCACCAGCCCTGCAGCGCTGGCGGTTATGCCGGAGAGCTTTCGGAAGCTTGCCACGGAGCACAATATCGGGATTTTTGGTATCGGATACTGGAGTATTGTACTCGATTTATCGATCAATCCGGTTGAGTCGTATCCTCGCCGGTGGCGGGATCTGGTTGAGCCGCGTTTCAAGGATCTTGTGACGGTGCATGGTTACAATGGCAAGGCGAGCATCGCTACGCTTCTGATGATTCTCAAGGAGCAGCTCGGTAGTGGGGCCGCAACCGATTTCGCCCGCAATATTCGTAACATCTGGCATTTCGCTGAAATACTCAAGCGCATCGACTCCTCCGAACCGCGCCGTACCCCCTTCAATCTGCTGCCGAACGCGGCAACGGTGCAGATGCCGTCACGCAAAAATGCAGCCATTCTTGAGTTTGAAGATGGGCCTGTTCTTGCGCCTATGCTGCTGTTCGTCAAAACATCACGAATGGAAGAGTGCCAGCCGATTGTCAACTTTTTTCACACCGATATTATTCGGCAGGCGTTGAAAAGGGGAGACCTCTCTTTTGCTGAAGATGTTAACTGGCAGGAGCCGTTCAGCTTTCCCTCGTGGGATTATCTGTTGAACAATGACTATGAAGAGCTGACCGCCATGCTCGATATTGAACTGAAACAAGGGCTTCGTCCTGATGCTTTTCAACTCTGA
- a CDS encoding ABC transporter substrate-binding protein: MRLVRSSILVMLALFVTLLSAYSSTERKLPHATCEVTDMAGRKMVVPSVIRRIYVNKPGSVLMYAVAPDMLVSRSLWLTYNTKRYLKSSYLQLPYVDGSVEEIVRLKPDIIISSFNINPKTKDEAERLSQKIGIPVYMVPIDMGMYEQTFKALGELLNRKEQTGRMRAFLHTCFDGIALKSKQIPEKQRVRVYYAEGERGLNTDPSASFHSQILDVVGAINVAQVAVASGQGMSAVSMEQLLLWNPDVVLVWTGMGSSMSTMHAIQNDNLWATVRAVKNKKLYQIPFMPFGWFDRPPSTNRIMGAIWTAQQLYPGIYHYDLKKVTREYFDIFYHYKLTDEELAALLHPNPQLLINSTSGNH; the protein is encoded by the coding sequence ATGAGACTGGTTCGATCGAGCATCCTGGTTATGCTGGCGCTTTTTGTTACCCTGCTTTCGGCTTACAGCTCCACGGAGAGAAAATTGCCACACGCCACTTGTGAAGTGACCGACATGGCCGGACGGAAAATGGTCGTCCCCTCTGTCATCAGGCGTATCTACGTGAACAAGCCCGGCAGTGTGCTGATGTATGCCGTTGCTCCCGATATGCTTGTCAGTCGATCGTTATGGCTGACCTATAACACAAAGCGTTATTTGAAAAGCTCTTATCTGCAATTACCCTACGTTGATGGCTCCGTTGAGGAGATTGTCAGGCTCAAACCCGATATCATCATCTCCAGTTTCAACATTAATCCAAAAACAAAAGATGAGGCGGAGAGACTCAGCCAAAAAATTGGTATTCCGGTCTATATGGTTCCCATTGATATGGGGATGTATGAGCAGACCTTCAAGGCGCTGGGCGAGCTTCTGAACCGTAAGGAACAGACGGGCCGGATGAGAGCTTTTCTCCATACCTGTTTTGACGGGATTGCTCTCAAGTCGAAACAGATACCTGAGAAGCAGCGCGTTCGGGTCTATTACGCAGAGGGAGAGCGTGGTCTCAATACCGATCCTTCAGCTTCTTTCCATAGCCAGATTCTCGACGTTGTCGGCGCCATCAACGTCGCTCAGGTGGCAGTAGCCTCCGGTCAGGGCATGAGTGCCGTATCCATGGAACAGCTTTTGTTGTGGAATCCCGATGTGGTGCTTGTCTGGACAGGCATGGGCTCCTCAATGAGCACCATGCATGCCATCCAGAATGATAACCTCTGGGCAACAGTGCGGGCGGTTAAAAATAAAAAACTCTATCAGATACCATTTATGCCTTTTGGATGGTTCGACCGTCCTCCCTCTACCAACAGAATCATGGGGGCCATCTGGACGGCGCAGCAGCTTTATCCCGGCATCTATCACTACGATCTGAAAAAGGTTACCCGTGAGTATTTCGACATTTTTTATCACTATAAACTGACTGATGAAGAGCTTGCCGCACTCCTTCACCCCAACCCTCAACTGCTGATAAATTCGACATCAGGAAACCACTAA